The Streptomyces sp. HUAS MG91 sequence CGCCTCCGCGAAGCTGGATCCCGTACGGGGAGAGGCGTCTTGACGCAGACTCAGAACACGGAGACGGCGATCTCGGTCGTCATCTGCGTGTACACCGAAGACCGCTGGGGCGACATCCTCGCCGCCGTCGACTCGGTCCGCGCGCAGTCCCGCCCGGCCCTGGAGACGCTGCTCGTCGTCGACCACCGTCCGGCGCTGCTCGACCGCCTCACCCGGGAGTACAAGGAGACACCCGAGGTCCGGGTGCTCGCCAACCAAGGGCCGCGCGGCCTGTCCGCCGGGCGGAACACCGGGATCGCCGCCTCGTACGGGGAGATCATCGCGTTCCTCGACGACGACGCGGTCGCCGAGCGGGACTGGCTGCGCTGGTTCGCCGACGGGTACGCCGACCCGGCGGTGATGGCCGTCGGCGGGCGCACCGAACCGATCTGGGCCTCGGGGCGCCGGCCCGTCTGGTTCCCCGAGGAGTTCGACTGGGTGGTGGGCTGCGCGTACCGGGGACTCCCCCGCGGCCGGGCCAGAGTCCGCAATGTGCTGGGCGGCAACGCCTCGTTCCGGCGGACCGCCTTCGACGCGGCCGGCGGGTTCGCCACCGGCATCGGCCGCGACGGCGACCGGCGGCCGCTGGGCTGCGAGGAGACGGAGCTGTGCATCCGGCTGTCCCGCGCCCGGCCGGACGCGGTGCTGCTCCTCGACGACCGCGCGGTGATCCACCACCGGGTGCCGCCCGCGCGGGAACGGTTCGCCTATTTCCGTACGCGCACCTACGCGGAGGGCCTGTCGAAGGCGCTGGTCGCCCGGAGTGTCGGCGCGGGCAAGGGGCTGGAGAGCGAGCGCGCCTACACGAGCCGGGTCCTCCCGGCCGGGGTGGCACGCGGTGTGCGCGACCTGGCGCTCGGCCGGGCCGGTGGCGGAAGACGGGCCGGGGCCATCGTGGCCGGTGTGGCGGCGGCGGCCGGCGGCTACGTGCTCGGGAGCCTGCGGGCGCGGGGCGGGAGCGCCGGGTCGTTCACCGTCGCGGAG is a genomic window containing:
- a CDS encoding glycosyltransferase family 2 protein; protein product: MTQTQNTETAISVVICVYTEDRWGDILAAVDSVRAQSRPALETLLVVDHRPALLDRLTREYKETPEVRVLANQGPRGLSAGRNTGIAASYGEIIAFLDDDAVAERDWLRWFADGYADPAVMAVGGRTEPIWASGRRPVWFPEEFDWVVGCAYRGLPRGRARVRNVLGGNASFRRTAFDAAGGFATGIGRDGDRRPLGCEETELCIRLSRARPDAVLLLDDRAVIHHRVPPARERFAYFRTRTYAEGLSKALVARSVGAGKGLESERAYTSRVLPAGVARGVRDLALGRAGGGRRAGAIVAGVAAAAGGYVLGSLRARGGSAGSFTVAESGRDDAPEAVA